One Actinomadura viridis genomic region harbors:
- a CDS encoding peptidoglycan-binding protein, translating to MLAEARKSLGLAGRPNYITRDYASRYGDEFLRAPWCDMAVTYWARRSGNAAAVLLGGDRAFTVWHAQDFQNAGRWHTGTAANVDRAKPGDIVFFDWGASNSIGAIDHVGIIEKVLGGGRVQTIEGNTGDACKRRVRDASTIAGYGRPYYSGSGTDAPYKWSGKAPAATLRPGDVGDKVRDLQNALLRAGQTLPVYGADGDYGGETETAVKTFQRSRSLTASGVYDVATAALLQRALAPQVPEEDEEVRYYGQLTDGPSAITPISLHPGDVGAIGFVGDNDLAKLPPAKLRVAVHDAKGWYAQHIVVDSTRPKPWFKFRDPTTTDGVSVQREDDGAVPVAWDAS from the coding sequence ATGCTCGCCGAGGCCCGCAAGTCCCTGGGCCTGGCGGGGCGCCCGAACTACATCACCCGCGACTACGCCTCCCGGTACGGCGACGAGTTCCTGCGCGCGCCCTGGTGCGACATGGCCGTGACCTACTGGGCGCGCCGGTCGGGGAACGCCGCGGCGGTCCTGCTCGGAGGCGACCGTGCGTTCACGGTGTGGCACGCCCAGGACTTCCAGAATGCGGGTCGCTGGCACACCGGGACGGCGGCGAACGTCGACCGGGCTAAGCCCGGGGACATCGTGTTCTTCGACTGGGGGGCCAGCAACTCGATCGGCGCCATCGACCACGTCGGCATCATCGAGAAGGTCCTCGGCGGGGGCCGGGTGCAGACGATCGAGGGCAACACCGGTGACGCCTGCAAGCGGCGTGTCCGGGATGCGTCGACCATCGCCGGGTACGGCCGGCCGTACTACAGCGGCAGCGGCACGGACGCGCCCTACAAATGGTCCGGGAAGGCGCCGGCCGCGACGCTGCGACCCGGTGACGTGGGGGACAAGGTCCGAGACCTGCAGAACGCCCTACTGAGAGCCGGGCAGACGCTCCCCGTCTACGGCGCCGACGGCGACTACGGCGGCGAGACCGAAACTGCGGTGAAGACGTTCCAGCGCTCCCGCTCGCTCACAGCGTCGGGCGTTTACGACGTGGCCACCGCGGCGCTGCTGCAGCGCGCGCTGGCCCCACAGGTTCCTGAGGAGGACGAGGAAGTGCGGTACTACGGACAGCTCACCGATGGGCCGAGCGCGATCACCCCGATCTCGCTGCACCCGGGCGACGTTGGCGCGATCGGTTTCGTTGGTGACAACGACCTGGCGAAGCTGCCGCCGGCGAAGCTGCGTGTGGCGGTCCACGACGCGAAGGGGTGGTACGCCCAGCACATCGTGGTGGACTCGACCCGGCCGAAGCCGTGGTTCAAGTTCCGTGACCCGACGACGACCGATGGGGTGTCGGTTCAGCGCGAGGACGACGGTGCTGTGCCGGTTGCCTGGGACGCTTCCTGA
- a CDS encoding phage tail fiber protein yields the protein MPFTAATRDDFLDDLDTLATHASLHTADPGTTGANEVTGGSPAYARKAITWNPSSAGSKTVTASVTFDVPAGTTVTHCGTWTGASGGTFRGGGTTTVESFGAQGTYTLNLTATLT from the coding sequence ATGCCGTTCACCGCAGCAACCCGTGACGACTTCCTCGACGACCTCGACACGTTGGCGACCCACGCCAGCCTTCACACTGCCGACCCTGGGACGACCGGTGCTAACGAGGTGACGGGCGGTTCCCCCGCGTACGCCAGGAAGGCGATCACGTGGAACCCGTCCTCGGCGGGATCCAAGACCGTCACCGCGAGCGTGACGTTCGACGTGCCCGCCGGCACCACCGTCACGCACTGCGGGACATGGACCGGGGCCTCGGGCGGAACCTTCCGCGGCGGCGGCACCACCACCGTCGAGTCCTTCGGGGCGCAGGGCACCTACACGCTCAACCTCACCGCGACCCTCACCTGA
- a CDS encoding phage distal tail protein: MKTGVRLVDGARELILHPSRHILPQSLQVSSPAIRDVSESRVDDDGERDTTLLFGSRAVSLDVVVLKDEIFECEQVIDQMKSFLHPRSRPYLYVTDTGWAQERRIRLRVDQWSEPYTGYVASQAREVQLQWRAPDGVWEAAELTTLPEISADVPTTVGLTFPITFPITWDATTSTGASEVSNLGSVPSHFIARLYGPCSGPRLINETTGEQIVFTEALTLGAGEYVEIDTRDRTAYLLSMSTASRLNYLDFATTSWWRIEPGDQLIRYAPLSAAGGAVAAIEYRSTWL; this comes from the coding sequence GTGAAGACGGGAGTCCGGCTGGTCGACGGGGCAAGAGAGCTGATCCTCCACCCGTCCCGGCACATCCTCCCGCAATCGCTGCAGGTGTCCTCGCCGGCGATCCGCGACGTCAGCGAAAGCCGCGTGGACGACGACGGTGAACGCGACACCACCCTGCTGTTCGGGAGCCGCGCGGTGTCACTGGACGTGGTGGTCCTCAAGGACGAGATCTTCGAGTGCGAACAGGTCATCGACCAGATGAAGTCGTTCCTGCACCCGAGGTCACGCCCCTACCTGTACGTCACGGACACCGGGTGGGCGCAGGAACGGCGCATCAGGCTGCGGGTGGACCAGTGGTCGGAGCCCTACACCGGCTACGTCGCTTCCCAGGCCCGCGAGGTCCAACTGCAATGGCGTGCCCCGGACGGCGTCTGGGAGGCGGCAGAGCTGACCACCCTGCCTGAGATCAGCGCCGACGTTCCAACCACAGTCGGGCTGACGTTCCCGATCACCTTCCCGATCACCTGGGACGCGACAACCTCGACGGGAGCGAGCGAGGTGAGCAATCTCGGGTCGGTCCCGTCACACTTCATCGCCCGCCTGTACGGACCTTGCTCGGGGCCGCGGCTGATCAACGAGACCACCGGCGAGCAGATCGTGTTTACCGAGGCCCTGACCCTTGGCGCCGGCGAGTACGTCGAGATCGACACCCGCGACCGGACGGCGTACCTGCTGTCAATGAGTACCGCCTCCCGGCTGAACTACCTGGACTTCGCCACCACCAGCTGGTGGCGGATCGAACCGGGTGACCAGCTGATCCGCTACGCGCCCCTATCTGCCGCTGGTGGTGCGGTCGCCGCGATCGAGTACCGCTCCACGTGGCTGTGA
- a CDS encoding HK97 gp10 family phage protein, with product MASTRGTTFRASYRGVGVMLRSPWMQAEMRRRADRVKWVAEATAPVESGEYKNSFTVSSGARGGVRRDRAYGRVNNTAGHAVFVEYGTSTTPARHILRNALRAAGD from the coding sequence ATGGCTAGTACGCGGGGGACCACGTTCCGGGCGTCCTACCGTGGCGTCGGAGTAATGCTCCGCTCCCCGTGGATGCAGGCGGAGATGCGCCGCCGCGCCGACAGAGTCAAATGGGTGGCGGAGGCCACGGCGCCGGTGGAGTCCGGCGAGTACAAGAACTCGTTCACGGTGTCGTCTGGGGCCCGCGGCGGGGTCCGTCGGGACCGCGCCTACGGCCGTGTCAACAACACTGCCGGGCACGCGGTGTTCGTCGAGTACGGCACCTCCACCACGCCGGCGCGGCACATCCTGCGGAACGCGCTGCGGGCCGCTGGGGATTGA
- a CDS encoding glycosyltransferase family 4 protein encodes MTDTDVPASPRQRRASPQRRSRPGTTKKKTATPDASAAQAVSVFEGLGRATAPLNVVARVHAYPPRHNAGSEWMLHSMLRALVARGHEVSVWLSRYSPDRAPYQVDGVHVVPYAARQDFGAAAKSADVIIAHHENVPSAGALARGMGRPFVALAHNTAPVVFKNIGRGAVSLAVYNSLHMQAEAEAFFCEYTPALRPEQSIVVRPPVLGDDYRTTPGDHVTLINLNADKGGALFWQVAERLPDLRFLGVKGAYGQQIERRGGLPNVEVVEHMPGERMRDEVYARTRILLVPSASESWGRVAVEAMASGIPVVAAPTTGLAECLGEAGIFAERGDVDAWVEAVQALTDPAQWAAASERSLARAKELDPAADLAEWCTAVEAVTSKG; translated from the coding sequence GTGACCGACACCGACGTTCCCGCGTCGCCGCGGCAGCGTAGGGCGTCGCCTCAGCGGCGTTCCCGGCCGGGCACCACCAAGAAGAAGACCGCCACCCCGGATGCGTCAGCGGCGCAGGCGGTGTCGGTGTTCGAGGGGCTCGGCCGGGCCACGGCGCCGCTGAACGTCGTGGCGCGCGTCCACGCCTACCCGCCCCGGCACAACGCCGGGTCGGAATGGATGCTGCATTCGATGCTGCGGGCGCTGGTGGCACGCGGCCACGAAGTGTCGGTGTGGCTGTCGCGGTACTCGCCCGACCGGGCCCCGTACCAGGTCGACGGCGTGCACGTGGTGCCGTACGCGGCCCGGCAGGACTTCGGTGCCGCGGCCAAGAGCGCCGATGTGATCATCGCCCACCATGAGAACGTCCCGTCCGCCGGCGCGTTGGCGCGGGGGATGGGACGCCCGTTCGTGGCGCTGGCGCACAACACCGCCCCGGTGGTCTTCAAGAACATCGGGCGGGGCGCGGTGTCGCTGGCGGTGTACAACAGCCTGCACATGCAGGCGGAGGCCGAGGCGTTCTTCTGCGAGTACACCCCGGCGCTGCGACCGGAACAGTCGATCGTGGTTCGCCCGCCGGTACTGGGCGACGACTACCGCACCACTCCGGGCGACCACGTCACGTTGATCAACCTCAACGCCGACAAGGGCGGGGCCCTGTTCTGGCAGGTCGCCGAACGGCTCCCCGATCTGAGGTTCCTGGGCGTCAAGGGCGCCTACGGGCAGCAGATCGAACGCCGCGGCGGTCTGCCGAACGTGGAGGTCGTCGAGCACATGCCGGGCGAGCGGATGCGGGACGAGGTGTATGCCCGCACCCGGATCCTGCTGGTCCCGTCTGCGAGCGAGTCGTGGGGCCGGGTGGCGGTGGAGGCGATGGCGTCGGGGATCCCGGTGGTCGCCGCGCCCACGACCGGTCTCGCCGAATGCCTGGGAGAGGCCGGGATCTTCGCCGAACGCGGTGACGTGGACGCGTGGGTGGAGGCGGTGCAGGCGCTCACCGACCCCGCGCAGTGGGCCGCGGCGTCCGAGCGGTCCCTGGCCCGGGCGAAGGAACTGGACCCGGCCGCGGACCTGGCGGAGTGGTGCACGGCGGTCGAGGCGGTCACGTCGAAGGGGTGA
- a CDS encoding phage major capsid protein: MATTDPILLSDIDSNLLPRTLAGPIFEKSVEQSAIMSLAQRAPLSIDANTSIPIPLDVPTADWVGSGARKPLSSGGIDVKQMTPKKIAVLIPVSEEVVRTNAAGLWTQLQRDLPTAFARAFDHAAIHGKTMKGAAGPFGDYLASTTNTVELDTAAQTSGGLWADLVNGMAMVVDDDWDYTGTVADPRLKPKLMLATDANGRPIFVDTTTPGLNQAMGGTLIGEPLAYSRGVSGKQRRQSSSADTGLRAVGGDWSQAAYGIGMDITVRISSEATYVDEEGGVHSAFQENLVLLLAEAFYGFVMGDADAFVTYTADGVGS; encoded by the coding sequence GTGGCCACCACCGACCCGATCCTGCTGTCGGATATCGACAGCAACCTCCTGCCGCGGACGCTGGCGGGTCCCATCTTCGAGAAGTCGGTGGAGCAGTCGGCGATCATGTCGCTGGCGCAGCGCGCGCCGCTGTCCATCGACGCCAACACCTCCATTCCGATCCCACTGGACGTGCCCACCGCCGACTGGGTCGGCTCCGGGGCGCGCAAGCCGTTGTCCAGCGGCGGGATCGACGTCAAGCAGATGACGCCGAAGAAGATCGCGGTGCTGATCCCGGTGTCGGAAGAGGTCGTGCGGACCAACGCCGCCGGCCTGTGGACGCAGCTGCAGCGGGACCTGCCGACCGCGTTCGCGCGGGCCTTCGACCACGCCGCGATCCACGGCAAGACGATGAAGGGCGCGGCCGGCCCGTTCGGCGACTACCTGGCCTCCACCACCAACACCGTCGAACTCGACACCGCGGCGCAGACCTCCGGCGGCCTGTGGGCGGACCTGGTCAACGGCATGGCCATGGTCGTCGACGACGACTGGGACTACACCGGCACCGTCGCTGACCCGCGGCTGAAGCCGAAGCTGATGCTGGCGACCGACGCCAACGGCCGGCCGATCTTCGTCGACACCACCACCCCGGGCCTGAACCAGGCGATGGGCGGCACCCTGATCGGAGAGCCGCTGGCGTACTCGCGTGGGGTGTCGGGCAAGCAGCGCCGCCAGTCCTCCAGCGCCGACACTGGGCTTCGCGCGGTCGGCGGCGACTGGTCGCAGGCCGCCTACGGCATCGGGATGGACATCACCGTCCGCATCTCCAGCGAGGCGACCTACGTGGACGAGGAAGGCGGCGTCCACTCGGCGTTCCAGGAGAACCTGGTGCTGCTGCTGGCGGAGGCGTTCTACGGCTTCGTCATGGGCGACGCCGACGCGTTCGTGACCTACACCGCCGACGGTGTCGGTTCGTGA